CAAACCAGACTTTAGATTTGAGAGGACCTTCAACTTTCCCATTCCCGGCACCAATAAAACTGTTAATTTCCAAAAGATATAAAGAGTTAAAAACTGACTTTGGAATACAAAACTAATCTGGATTTGCATTGCAGTGAATAGTAACTGTGtagtgtttgtgtttaaatttGTGTACATTTAACACATTCACATACACTGTAGTGTAAATTTGAAAATCTATAGAACTGAGCCCTGCATGATTAAACcatcaataatataaaaatgcttTAGTAAAAGGCTATTTTCCTAAAATACAAGGCTCAGCAAGaacttaaaaagaaaaaatgtgaataataattaatttCTTAAATTTGAAATTGTTTGCTTAGTGGTTGAGGAGCTATACATAtgactttaaatgtttttttttgtatttctgtttccACAGTTCATGTATGGATGTATGGATAATACTATAAATTGGAAATAAAAACGTATTATTACATCAGTAATAAAAgtaatacatttacaaaacCTAATAGCGATAAAATAATTATACAAAATACGCTTTTAATTTTATTGTGGTTTGCATGTGATTTTCATTGTACTTGAAAAAAGTACTTGCCTGAAAAGAAACACTGCACTGGACAAACCTTTCTAATGTATATAGCGACACCTGCTGGTTGATTGTGTCGAGGCACCTGTGACGTAATTACGTAGTCTACGTGTTGTACGTCACCGAgagcatagagacagagcgccgttatgcaaatttgaaaaccacgcccaccgggggggaaatcaatccaaccgtctccattgagtttgtattgcgagaagccgcctccttgtcatttctggcttataacaaaaaactgaataatgcctaaaagctgctgtgtgacaatatgtacagctaacaagccaaagaacccagaaataagtttttataagctgtcgagccgtaaaacccagcctttaaggagaataaagtggatcgccgactacgtttccccctagtggacgcagttctactaatagaagtactatgaaaagttgcctgtatccatttttgtgtctttaaacgctcgttttttggggtcgacagcttataaaaacttatttacagattaaacttaaaaacagaataatacctaatagctgctgtgtgacaaggtgtacatctaacacgccaaaaaaataaataaataattttttataagctgtcgacttcaaaaaacgagcgtttagacacagaaatggaaacaggcaacttttcatagtactcctattagtaaaactgcgtccaatagggggaaacgtaatcggcgatccactttattctccttaaagactgggtttacggctcgacagcttataaaaacttatttctgggttctttggcttgttagctgtacatattgtcccaaagcagcttttaggcattattcagttttttgttataagccagaaatgacaaggaggcggccccTCGCAACACACACCCAATGGAGACCGCCGGACCGCtctccccccggtgggcgtggccctcaggttgtgacgcgctgcgctctgtctctattataCACGGAACAAGCATGGAGGACAAGAGTACAGCGACATCAAAACCTCTCACGGTTGCTCAAAAACAGCTCATCAAAAGACAGATGGAGCTCGAACATTGGACTAAACACTCAAAGCAACTGCGAAAACGTAATGTGTTTACAGGACTTGCGATCGGAGCTTTTGTGGTGGGTTTGTGTATCCTTTTCATGTCTCACAATAACAGTCTTCCCATTGAAATGACACTGCGCCGACCGATTGACTataacatcaaagtaccgcgagagcgactgGAGTAAACATATTGAAGAATCtgctttcgaatcgctctcgcggtactctgatgtaaTCTgcttgtcggttcttgcggtgccgcatgaagtcgaacaagcctacaGTTTCCCCATAGTGATTTAAATCACTTGGTCAGATGAGCGTTACACACTAATATGTATTACTCAAAAGAAAGCATGATGCTTTGGAGTTAGGACGTGTTTTTTCACAGGAATGTGTGTTGCAGGACCAACTATGGATGTTAAACCAGAAACACATTTGGCACAACCAACATACAAAATGTTAcgtttttttaaaactgtatataTGGGACACCCATCTATTAAGAATAAAGCCAAATGTTAGTATAGagcccttcaaggtttgtaaacattgaatgactatcgggtgcgcgcgcagcatggggtcaaactgttcataccaccatccaggctttataatttaatctaacagggctgaaaaatgatgacttacctcaaatgaagtgagcactacaaacacaagcctctttgatatttgcattgtcccattctgcacgttaattgcttgcacgaatcgcgaaaacttgacggaagacctggtgcgattttcacagcccatgACGCAAGTAaacatttttgacgataccgaataatacgcaattcaatctgctgtaatgacttttctgaccccgacatgcgcagtggggaccgcctgtgacgtgaactgtgaaggggtctatatgaaagcattttagtatacttttaatatttattattttcattaatcTCCAAAGTTGTGTCACACATTGGCCTTAACCATTGCACCCCTCCATCAGTCAGCTACACTATTCTCTCAGTGAAGCAGGAGAGGATCATGGATGAAATTGATGATGAGGCAAAGATCTTCATCACGAAAGGGCCCCGGACAGGGGCCAACTCATAGACCCTCATCTGTGTCAATTTCAAGGGTTGATGTTGGCGGCAGGTCCCCTGATTATGTTGTGTCTTCTGTCCAGTTCTTCTTTATATTTATCTTTATATAAACAATTTATAAgcaaaatcaaatcaaaatcaTTAAGAGACATTTTGATGGAACAGCAttgataatattaataataaatagtaATCTCTATACTTTTTTGTCTGTGTTActtactttttaacacatattattttatttattgccTTTTTAAATATAGACAGTACAAATAACATGATTCTATTCAAAGGGCTTAATAATTGCATTATGAACATATATAGCATATATGCCCAtctctgtgaaatccaggctataGTTTAATTACAATCTAATTATTTAATTTCACAATCACATTTTTTAGGAGTTATTTTACTTCCACGTAAGTTACTCATCCAATCAGATTTTAGTCAAAACGCTAGTTGTTTCGTTGTATCCCATGCTGTACCGCTAGGTGGCAGTATGTGAAACCACATGTAAAGAGTCTGGTTTATAGTTTGTTTACATGCCTGTCTTAATAAGCTTAGTGAACACTGTGCTCACTGCTCCCCCAATGACAGGAATAGCACATTGTATTCTTAAGCTAATAGAAATGAGTGTACAGCTAATATATAAAGGTCAAATGGTGTACAtaatattcatatttaattgtttagtaatttaatataaattaaaaattgtttttaaataaattccACTCCGAGAATGCACCTACTTGGTAGTGGATCAAAATGTTTACAAAGGGTGACTGCTATAAGAAACTTAAACTGTTATCTTGAATGAAAATTCTTCTGTAGAATTTACTTCTGTACGTATGTCCTTCACCCACAGCAAGCACAGAGATAACAAGGGAGGGCAAAAGTGAACAGAAAGCAATGCGACAGTTGTCACATCTCCCACGTGATCGACTTCTGCTACGTGTTTATATGTGCTGTTCCATCCGTCCATCAAACTGGTCTTAATCTGAAATATGATTCGGCAGAAGTTCATGGGAGGGGGTGGGCAGTGATAAGTACAGGGTGAATGCAGAGGGGCCCTGCTTCTCACGGAGAGGCAATATGTTCATAATGATAAGGGTTTACACACAAGTCCCTCTGGTGAGCTTGTGTGTCAGATGGGCTTGTATAAAGCCTCAGGCACCAGCAATGCTGTATCGCATTTTTGGGTCCACACTATCTCCCGAACACAAGCTTTACTATAGCTTGATCTGTGTTTACTGTCCACGTTCATATCGTCTTTATCGTTTTTGGACACGCATGCTTTTGTTAGAAGCGTTAGGGTAATTCACTGTCACCTTGGTATACACTTATGTGGATCTTTATGTGACTCCACTATCAGCCTTTGCAATTTAGGTAATAGACATTGTCTAGTGGCCTACTGGCAGACCAAAAGGTAATCCTTATGAGGCTTAAGCCAGCAGAAACACAGTCACAAACGGATGACCTGCGATTGTGCAGCTAAGCTCCAACTAACCCTGACGCTTTTCCTAGTATTAGATCACAGCCCATCCATGTGTTCCATTGAGCATCAGCTCTCATTGCTAGGAAACACATCTACAGTAACAAAAACACAGAGTTGGCTTAAAATAGCTTTTATGAACCTATGAAGataaactgtttttatatgTGATTTTAGTAGTCTGCAAAAGGAATAAACAAGGCTTGCTATTGGATATTTAAAATGGTCCTTATAGCTTTCAATGGGGATTTATATTAGTAACTCTGAGGTACATCTTAGTATCACagagtacatattagtaccaaatgtaCTTATCTACTTTGATGGTACAtataaggacctttttaaaaggtactgccATAGTGACGGCTTGgaaccattttttttctctgaCAGTGTATGTGAAGATGTTAATATTAATAGTCATCATGTGATATATGCATGAACCAATACAAAATATTACTGTCAGCCTGCCAAGTAATTCTCtgtaaaagggatagttcacccaaaaatgaaaattatgtcataattttttcaccctcatgttgttctaagcctgtatgagttttttattttgataaacacaaaagaagatattttaataaatggtaaGCATGCAGCTTGTAACCATTGACCTCCAtataggaaaacaaatattatggaagtattgtgataaatgatgaagaagatattttgataaatgatgttaagCACACAGTTAACGGTACCCATTCaattccatagtatttgtttttcctactatggaagtcagtggttacAATcatctgtgtgcttaccataatttatcaaaatatcttattttgtgttcatcagaaaaataaattcatacaggtttaggatggaaaaataatgacacaattttcattttttggtgaactatttctttaaatgtCTTAACCAGATTGGTACTTCTGTGTTTTGTGTTTCAGAGTTTGACTAGGGGTCAGATCTATATTTATACAACTCTGATGTTGCTCATCGCATCCACTATCAGCTGGTCAGCTATTATTAGctattatcatttatttatacatattgAAACAGGGCCATGACAACGAAAATATTAGGGAGGGGGACATGTACTACACCTCCTGTCATTCTTAAATTATTACATATAGTCCTCCTCACAATGTAAAATACTACACACTAATCataaactaaaaatatatttataatatgatAATAACTAATGGACTAATAATAACTTAGACCAATAATAAAAATCCAAGGCCCAGTTTCACTAAGTTTTACTTGGATTAAGCCAGAGTTGCGTGGACAGGGCTTACATgttcaagactaaaatgcatgtttgagctgcctaaatttaaaaacatcttgcactgacaaatATCAGcatcattgttttgtctcaagatgcacatcagtaattttcttttgtaaggtatgtttgttaaaaaactaCTTGAGTGTCCTAATGTAACTAAAGTCTActtctggattaatctaaaccctgtccgggaaaccgcccctaaatgtaaaaagtagcaaaaatgtgacaaaaaaataacaactggtgtgcattttgagacaaaacaatggctgataTGTTTTAAGATATGTTCAGCACAAAATGCATTGGTAGATTTAGGATTTGTCTGTAAAAGTGCTTAAACCAATCATATGGACACcctacaaaaattattttatgaggtTTCTTGAATTAGGCTACCGCTTGATCATTTCAAATGGGGATCACTGTGTTGATTGAAGTTATTTATTCAATGCAATAAAATGGATTTAATT
This window of the Misgurnus anguillicaudatus chromosome 19, ASM2758022v2, whole genome shotgun sequence genome carries:
- the coa3b gene encoding cytochrome C oxidase assembly factor 3b codes for the protein MEDKSTATSKPLTVAQKQLIKRQMELEHWTKHSKQLRKRNVFTGLAIGAFVVGLFSYTILSVKQERIMDEIDDEAKIFITKGPRTGANS